In Lotus japonicus ecotype B-129 unplaced genomic scaffold, LjGifu_v1.2 AP026985.1, a single window of DNA contains:
- the LOC130727296 gene encoding ACT domain-containing protein ACR10-like: MGILHDDVVLIRPPEKEGDPTVITVNCPDKTGLGCDLCRIILFFGLSIVKGDVSTDGKWCYIVFWVVGKQKTRWSLLKKRLVGVCPSCFSASGISYYCSDMQPKPSDVFLLQFCCQDRKGLLHDVTEVLCDLELTIHKVKVSTTPDGKVMDLFFITDNRELLHTKKRKDDTIEELANILKDTIITIDIELVGPDFPVCSQASSFLPPEITENVFESELPVLVQTGTLRSDYVSVTMDNMLSPAHTLVQIMCQDHKGLLYDIMRTFKDYNIKISYGRLSPKPKGRCEIDLFIMQADGKKIVDSHKQDSLSSRLRMELLQPLRVAVVSRGPDTELLVANPVELSGKGRPLVIYDITLALKMLHICIFSAEIGRHVIGDREWEVYRILLDEGEGLSVPRNKIEERVWKMLMGWE; the protein is encoded by the exons aTGGGTATCCTGCACGACGACGTAGTTCTTATCAGGCCACCAGAAAAAGAAGGTGACCCAACTGTCATCACAGTGAATTGCCCTGACAAAACTGGTCTTGGTTGTGATTTGTGTCGTATCATACTCTTCTTTGGTCTGAGCATTGTTAAAGGAG ACGTGTCAACTGATGGGAAATGGTGCTACATAGTTTTCTGGGTGGTTGGGAAACAGAAGACAAGGTGGAGTTTGTTGAAGAAGAGGCTGGTTGGGGTATGCCCTTCTTGTTTCTCAGCTTCTGGAATCTCTTATTACTGCTCTGACATGCAACCCAAGCCTTCTGATGTCTTCCTTCTTCAGTTTTGCTGTCAAGATCGGAAAGGGCTATTACATG ATGTTACAGAGGTTCTTTGTGATCTAGAGCTTACTATACACAAAGTGAAGGTATCCACTACACCTGATGGCAAAGTGATGGATCTGTTTTTCATCACAGATAACAG GGAACTTCTACACACAAAAAAGAGAAAGGATGATACGATTGAAGAATTAGCAAATATTTTGAAGGACACCATCATTACTATCGACATTGAACTGGTTGGACCGGATTTTCCTGTTTGTTCGCAGGCCTCATCATTCCTTCCACCAGAAATCACAGAAAATGTCTTTGAATCAGAGTTGCCTGTTCTGGTTCAAACTGGAACTCTCAGATCAGATTACGTTTCTGTCACGATGGACAACATGCTCAGTCCCGCTCACACCCTTGTCCAAATTATGTGCCAAGACCACAAAGGTCTTCTTTATGACATCATGAGAACTTTCAAGGACTACAACATTAAG ATTTCTTACGGGCGCCTCTCACCAAAACCCAAAGGAAGATGTGAGATTGACTTGTTCATCATGCaagcagatggcaaaaagatagTTGACTCACACAAGCAGGATTCTCTGTCATCGCGTCTCCGAATGGAACTGCTTCAACCGCTCAGAGTAGCTGTTGTGAGCAGGGGCCCTGATACTGAGCTTCTGGTTGCGAACCCGGTAGAGTTGTCCGGCAAGGGGCGGCCTCTAGTTATATATGATATCACTCTTGCTCTCAAGATGCTTCACATTTGCATCTTTTCG GCTGAAATCGGGAGGCATGTGATCGGAGACCGGGAGTGGGAGGTTTATAGAATCTTGCTTGATGAAGGGGAGGGGTTGTCTGTTCCAAGGAACAAGATTGAGGAGAGAGTTTGGAAAATGTTGATGGGTTGGGAGTGA